A window of the Mesotoga prima MesG1.Ag.4.2 genome harbors these coding sequences:
- a CDS encoding radical SAM/SPASM domain-containing protein, with protein MSLQEGFPFRSPGIDLIKTNKGGILKFIGKTVALYVTQTDAIFLSLCDGTRSMSKIAILLSELYKVDSRTILNDITRLAEKLHELHVLVMLPMALEKRLSTMEDWHEFVFIPADESCPVVPARISSIGFALTNYCPYNCEYCYGAFGSENEAFYLPTAKVISIIEDARKLGKVEYVSLGGGDPIAHSGLSEIVSYLESCRITYELSTKGLLLSKKKVDELVVAGIRNIQISIDAWHPEVWSEIVGLPKHAFNSAIESFIYCKSANVSTRARITLSRRNLEELPYLLENLPFLGVSEIRIVTLMPSGRARINEIPNRDQIESALEVVEAFRSKYGNKPEIVFGVHRYTSSLSCGGAKLAMQIGADGEVLLCDVVEGLDRARFSYGNVFRNSIEEIWFSKQADAFRTNREISECLDCVKFAQCNGGCRALAFSYYNSYDSPDPRCSRISGKEGDIFEWPVKQQPDGGGEKYGE; from the coding sequence ATGAGTTTACAAGAAGGCTTTCCATTTCGTTCTCCAGGAATTGACTTGATAAAAACTAACAAAGGCGGAATACTGAAGTTCATTGGAAAAACTGTTGCACTTTATGTTACACAAACCGACGCTATCTTCCTTTCATTATGTGATGGCACTAGAAGTATGAGCAAAATCGCCATCCTCTTGTCTGAGCTTTACAAAGTAGATTCTAGAACAATTCTAAATGATATAACAAGGCTTGCAGAAAAACTGCATGAATTGCATGTCCTTGTTATGCTGCCTATGGCTTTAGAGAAGAGGCTATCAACTATGGAGGATTGGCATGAATTTGTTTTCATTCCTGCAGATGAAAGTTGTCCAGTTGTTCCTGCAAGGATAAGCAGCATAGGCTTTGCATTAACCAATTACTGTCCTTACAATTGCGAATATTGTTATGGAGCTTTTGGAAGCGAAAACGAAGCTTTCTACCTTCCTACGGCGAAGGTAATATCGATCATTGAAGATGCTAGAAAACTCGGAAAGGTAGAGTATGTAAGTTTGGGAGGCGGTGATCCGATTGCCCATTCAGGGTTATCAGAAATAGTAAGTTATCTTGAAAGTTGCCGAATAACCTATGAGCTCTCTACCAAGGGATTGTTACTGAGCAAGAAGAAAGTTGATGAGCTTGTTGTTGCTGGTATTAGGAACATTCAGATAAGTATTGACGCGTGGCATCCTGAGGTGTGGTCGGAAATTGTTGGATTACCTAAACACGCCTTCAATAGCGCAATTGAATCGTTCATATACTGCAAGAGTGCAAATGTCTCTACACGAGCAAGAATAACTCTATCAAGGCGGAATCTGGAAGAGTTGCCATATTTATTAGAAAACCTCCCATTTTTGGGAGTAAGCGAGATTAGAATAGTGACTCTGATGCCTTCTGGAAGAGCCAGAATCAATGAGATCCCTAACAGAGATCAGATTGAAAGTGCATTGGAGGTTGTGGAAGCGTTCAGATCAAAGTATGGCAATAAGCCAGAGATTGTCTTTGGGGTGCACAGATATACTAGTTCACTCAGTTGTGGTGGTGCTAAACTCGCAATGCAGATTGGTGCAGATGGGGAGGTTCTACTGTGCGATGTTGTAGAAGGTCTTGACAGGGCACGTTTCAGTTATGGAAATGTATTCCGTAACTCAATAGAAGAGATTTGGTTCTCTAAACAAGCTGATGCATTTAGAACGAATCGCGAAATCTCAGAGTGTCTTGATTGTGTAAAGTTTGCTCAATGTAATGGAGGTTGCAGAGCTCTAGCCTTTTCTTACTATAATTCGTACGATTCACCAGATCCCCGGTGTTCAAGAATAAGCGGAAAAGAAGGCGATATTTTCGAATGGCCTGTGAAACAACAGCCCGATGGGGGGGGGGAGAAATATGGAGAATGA
- a CDS encoding histidine kinase dimerization/phospho-acceptor domain-containing protein: MTVKSKITLLYLFTYGSIVVSLGLTVFFVLRNLEMRRIDNLLISFHNDIVNTYKYAGEENRLLTLAGDEDLGFAIYTDEVPIASFRAEPEFFKAVTGSGTKGDYRFRSSFEIIEGKEEKFVTFYDLDESQKYLRFVFVTIVIFSLLTLLIVSVVGMVFTRKLINPFEEAGNQLERISRSGLKNSRVELRKTGEEVSKLEREINKSLIRIEQLIEDAKQMSSKIAHELRTPLAVMKTNLQLSLTKDFSEDTMREALKSTLGEVDKLIRLSEDYLLLSRTESSLPIEKNLINFSQLLLQTIEKILMIHSDKDLEIDIAPDIVIRGSGYMLEHVIINLLDNACRYTTDGSVEVKLISDEHGSFLSISNMGKAIDFVQNEELEEAKQIKGYGLGLRVVRSILRAHGLKLEYTHLDGKNIFVIDFPFEE, encoded by the coding sequence ATGACGGTTAAGTCGAAAATCACTCTACTGTACCTCTTTACTTATGGTAGTATAGTCGTTTCGCTTGGACTGACCGTTTTCTTCGTTCTTAGAAATCTCGAGATGCGCAGAATAGACAATCTCTTAATTTCCTTCCACAATGACATTGTCAATACTTACAAATACGCAGGCGAGGAGAACAGACTGTTGACTCTTGCCGGGGATGAAGATCTGGGGTTTGCCATTTACACTGATGAAGTTCCGATTGCCAGTTTCCGTGCCGAACCGGAGTTTTTCAAGGCAGTAACCGGAAGCGGAACTAAAGGAGATTATCGATTTAGATCTTCATTTGAGATAATTGAAGGAAAGGAAGAAAAGTTCGTGACTTTCTACGATTTGGATGAGTCTCAGAAATATCTCAGATTTGTTTTTGTGACGATCGTAATCTTCTCTCTTCTGACCCTTCTGATTGTCAGCGTAGTCGGAATGGTGTTCACCAGAAAACTAATAAACCCTTTTGAAGAGGCAGGGAATCAGCTTGAGCGAATCAGCAGGAGTGGTCTGAAGAACTCTCGAGTCGAGCTTAGGAAGACCGGCGAAGAAGTTTCAAAACTTGAACGTGAGATCAACAAATCACTGATCAGAATCGAACAGTTGATAGAAGATGCGAAGCAGATGTCATCTAAGATTGCCCACGAGTTGCGTACACCGCTAGCAGTAATGAAAACAAATCTACAACTCTCTCTTACCAAGGATTTTTCTGAAGATACAATGCGCGAAGCATTGAAATCGACTTTGGGAGAAGTTGATAAACTCATCCGATTGTCTGAAGATTATCTGCTTCTATCCCGCACTGAGAGCTCACTGCCGATCGAGAAAAATCTCATTAATTTCTCTCAGCTCTTGCTCCAGACGATTGAAAAGATTTTAATGATTCATTCCGATAAAGATCTGGAAATCGATATTGCGCCAGATATAGTGATTAGAGGTTCCGGCTACATGCTGGAGCATGTGATCATCAATCTGCTCGACAACGCCTGCAGATACACAACCGACGGATCAGTAGAGGTCAAACTGATTTCCGATGAACATGGTTCCTTTCTCTCGATTTCGAACATGGGAAAAGCTATCGATTTCGTTCAAAACGAAGAACTCGAGGAGGCCAAGCAAATTAAGGGGTACGGACTGGGCCTTCGGGTGGTCAGGTCAATCCTCAGGGCGCATGGCTTGAAGCTTGAATACACTCATCTGGATGGAAAGAATATCTTCGTGATTGATTTTCCCTTCGAAGAGTGA
- a CDS encoding ABC transporter ATP-binding protein, with the protein MENEKKTVRRFVFKLFKVYWKRELLAAVLVGVMIALAVVFPLLIRLLIDVVIPSGDMDLLVKYVLLVVGLWFGSLIFTYFGEVVFETTALMAKSDLRKQLLEKMFVLPFDFFHKNKTGELVSRLISDLELVGTVIAQVFPILLLGVVQITAILAIMFAFNWKLTLLPLGFIVFSFLVIMFFNIMVEKRSKVEREKFGELAGVTSNIIDNMKLIRIAMPFAWVMNFFDRFQGDHIYAGKRFIKSIKIAGTLKTSINGLISFSLLAYGGYLVMKGEITVGILMTFWAYVQSLFNPIQLLMQVNILLRQSWGGLLRTIEVLEAPEEERSNSSPKLEDVRSISLENIAFGYGNKQILKGLSLELRKGEITTLVGESGAGKTTTLNILMGLQKPQSGTIYINGDPVSNSALLRPYIGFVEQTPTLFEKCTLLENITLGRSISKASLENIFERTNLDVLLRRFENGLDTLVADIQLSGGERQLVALARALVSNPRLLILDEITANIDSKTEEIIQNTLLGLRSEGIIVLMVAHRLSTVLLSDRVALISNGVIVASGTHNELLKTSSEYKKLYSLQLIKDE; encoded by the coding sequence ATGGAGAATGAAAAAAAGACAGTTCGCAGGTTTGTTTTCAAGTTGTTCAAGGTTTACTGGAAACGGGAACTGCTGGCTGCAGTTCTAGTCGGCGTGATGATTGCACTTGCAGTTGTCTTTCCGCTCTTGATAAGGCTGCTAATAGATGTAGTTATCCCTTCTGGCGACATGGACCTTCTCGTAAAGTACGTTTTGCTTGTCGTCGGGCTCTGGTTTGGAAGCTTGATATTTACTTATTTTGGCGAGGTGGTTTTTGAAACCACGGCCCTCATGGCAAAATCGGATTTGCGAAAGCAGTTGCTAGAAAAGATGTTTGTTCTTCCTTTCGACTTTTTCCACAAGAATAAAACCGGCGAGCTCGTATCGAGATTGATATCTGATCTGGAACTTGTAGGAACTGTTATAGCGCAGGTGTTCCCGATACTGTTATTGGGAGTCGTTCAAATAACGGCGATTCTAGCAATCATGTTTGCTTTTAACTGGAAATTGACTCTTTTGCCCCTAGGCTTCATCGTGTTTTCCTTTCTTGTGATAATGTTCTTCAATATTATGGTGGAGAAAAGGAGCAAGGTGGAGAGGGAAAAATTCGGCGAACTGGCAGGAGTCACAAGTAACATAATCGATAATATGAAACTGATCAGAATCGCTATGCCATTTGCCTGGGTCATGAATTTCTTCGATCGTTTTCAAGGAGACCATATTTATGCGGGCAAGAGGTTCATAAAGTCAATAAAAATCGCCGGTACACTCAAGACGTCGATAAACGGACTTATTTCCTTTTCACTGCTTGCCTATGGTGGTTACCTGGTAATGAAGGGTGAGATTACCGTAGGAATTCTGATGACTTTCTGGGCTTACGTTCAATCATTATTCAACCCTATTCAGCTGCTCATGCAGGTGAACATTCTTCTAAGGCAAAGCTGGGGAGGACTCCTAAGAACAATCGAGGTGCTGGAAGCTCCTGAAGAAGAAAGGAGCAACAGTAGTCCTAAGTTAGAAGATGTACGGAGCATTTCTTTAGAGAACATTGCGTTTGGCTATGGCAACAAGCAAATTCTAAAAGGTCTATCTCTTGAATTGAGGAAAGGGGAAATCACGACGCTGGTAGGCGAGAGCGGCGCCGGCAAAACCACTACTCTGAATATTCTTATGGGACTTCAAAAACCCCAGTCGGGAACCATTTACATAAATGGCGATCCGGTATCGAATTCTGCATTACTCAGACCCTATATAGGCTTTGTGGAGCAGACACCAACTTTATTTGAAAAATGTACTCTCCTGGAAAACATTACCCTGGGTAGATCGATTTCTAAAGCCAGTTTGGAAAACATCTTCGAAAGAACAAACCTGGACGTATTGCTGAGAAGATTCGAGAATGGACTCGACACATTAGTTGCAGACATTCAGCTTTCTGGCGGTGAGAGACAGTTGGTCGCGCTGGCCAGAGCACTTGTCTCGAATCCACGACTGCTGATTCTTGATGAGATCACGGCAAATATCGATTCAAAGACTGAAGAAATAATTCAGAATACTCTTTTGGGTCTGAGATCTGAAGGCATAATCGTGCTGATGGTTGCTCATAGATTATCAACGGTCCTACTGAGCGACAGAGTGGCGCTAATCAGTAATGGGGTTATTGTTGCAAGTGGAACTCACAACGAGCTGTTGAAGACCAGTTCCGAATACAAAAAGCTTTACTCGCTTCAGCTGATAAAAGATGAATAG
- a CDS encoding response regulator transcription factor: protein MKLLVVEDEKKLLENVAAFLERKGFLVDTAQDAEDGLDLALERNYDCIILDVILPGMGGYEFCRFLREEIGSDVPIIIITALGEIDSRIEGLKIGADDYLPKPFDLRELEARVRALIRRNQLRSEPVIRYGPLTYDSRSGVFSCSKKELSLTSRESSILELFLRNPGTVFSREEITDKIWETGFESRSNIVDVYIRYIRRKLEAAGILDIIQTVPRKGYGLRRLRDDG, encoded by the coding sequence ATGAAGTTACTGGTAGTTGAAGATGAGAAGAAGCTTCTTGAGAATGTGGCTGCTTTCCTAGAACGCAAAGGATTCCTTGTAGATACTGCGCAGGATGCAGAAGATGGGCTGGATCTAGCGCTTGAGAGAAACTATGATTGCATAATTCTTGATGTGATCTTACCCGGAATGGGCGGATATGAATTCTGCCGCTTCCTCAGAGAAGAGATCGGCTCCGACGTACCAATAATCATCATCACTGCCCTTGGGGAAATTGACAGTAGGATCGAAGGTCTCAAGATAGGAGCGGATGATTACTTGCCGAAACCATTCGACCTGAGAGAGCTTGAGGCAAGAGTCAGAGCGCTTATCAGGCGGAACCAACTTAGAAGTGAGCCTGTTATTCGATATGGGCCGTTGACATACGATTCAAGGAGCGGTGTTTTTAGTTGTTCGAAGAAGGAACTGTCGCTTACTTCCAGAGAATCCTCGATCCTAGAGCTTTTTTTAAGGAATCCCGGAACGGTCTTTAGCAGAGAGGAAATTACAGACAAGATCTGGGAAACTGGATTCGAGTCTCGGAGCAATATTGTCGACGTTTACATTCGATACATCAGAAGGAAGCTAGAGGCTGCAGGAATTCTAGATATTATACAGACGGTACCGAGAAAGGGGTATGGGTTGAGGAGATTGCGGGATGACGGTTAA
- a CDS encoding MFS transporter, translated as MIRLANSLLCLLHSRMGRAFPALKVKNFRYFWIGQLISVMGTWMQTAAQSWLVLTITDSPFLLGLLGVAQFTPVLLFSLPAGVFVDRFPKRSIVLLTQTISMILALILAILVFTDSVQYWHIFLLALGLGMVKTLDIPARQSFMIELVGRDVVLNAVALNSTVMNLGRVVGPAVAGVVMALVGAGWCFLVNGVTFLAVIFGLLKIDVEPVIKKRPKGTVIPDIKEGLVYLFSKPILTTTTLILAIVSTFGMNYSVLIPVFARNQLGLDAQGYGLLMSALGVGSMLGALIVASSSSRGPNRVRLFVVPFITSSLFMIMAFNRSYAFSALLIGLMGFANIFFTTTANSLMQINSDNEFRGRVMSVYSLVFAGSTPIGNMFVGSIADKAGGGSAFFWAGVVTFFLVAATIIAHKIRKRSVRVKPEQHPD; from the coding sequence ATGATTCGTTTGGCTAACAGTTTACTATGCTTGCTCCACTCTAGAATGGGGAGAGCCTTTCCGGCCTTAAAAGTTAAAAATTTCAGATACTTCTGGATCGGTCAACTCATATCTGTTATGGGAACATGGATGCAGACAGCTGCTCAGTCATGGCTTGTTCTGACAATTACCGATTCGCCGTTTTTGCTGGGACTCCTCGGAGTTGCTCAGTTTACTCCTGTGCTTCTATTTTCGCTACCTGCAGGAGTCTTCGTCGACCGATTTCCCAAAAGAAGTATCGTTCTGCTGACTCAGACGATCTCCATGATTCTGGCCTTGATTCTTGCAATTCTTGTATTCACAGATTCGGTTCAGTACTGGCATATATTTCTTCTCGCTCTTGGCCTAGGGATGGTAAAGACACTTGATATTCCTGCAAGACAGTCTTTCATGATTGAACTTGTGGGACGTGATGTTGTGCTGAACGCAGTCGCGTTGAACTCAACAGTAATGAATCTGGGAAGAGTAGTGGGCCCGGCGGTTGCCGGGGTCGTTATGGCTCTGGTTGGAGCAGGCTGGTGTTTTCTGGTTAACGGTGTGACTTTCCTGGCTGTGATCTTTGGATTATTGAAGATAGACGTTGAACCTGTAATAAAGAAGCGACCAAAGGGAACCGTGATACCGGATATCAAGGAAGGGCTAGTTTACCTGTTTAGTAAGCCGATACTGACTACGACAACCCTCATTCTGGCTATTGTGAGTACCTTTGGCATGAATTACAGCGTCCTAATCCCTGTTTTCGCGAGAAATCAGCTTGGTCTTGACGCGCAAGGATATGGTCTTTTGATGTCCGCTCTGGGAGTAGGATCCATGCTTGGTGCGCTAATTGTTGCAAGCAGCAGTTCAAGAGGGCCGAATAGAGTTCGACTCTTTGTCGTTCCGTTCATCACATCATCGCTTTTTATGATTATGGCATTCAACAGATCCTATGCCTTTTCGGCTTTGCTGATTGGCTTGATGGGATTTGCGAATATCTTCTTTACAACAACTGCTAACAGTCTTATGCAAATAAATTCCGATAATGAGTTTAGGGGAAGAGTTATGAGCGTATATTCGCTCGTCTTCGCAGGGTCAACACCTATCGGGAACATGTTTGTGGGTTCGATTGCCGACAAGGCCGGTGGAGGCAGCGCTTTCTTCTGGGCCGGCGTTGTAACTTTTTTTCTTGTGGCGGCTACGATTATCGCTCACAAAATAAGGAAGAGATCAGTAAGGGTGAAACCGGAGCAACATCCTGACTGA
- a CDS encoding phosphotransferase enzyme family protein: protein MSSIPFSRISRFWGLKRKIVLEKKTNARAFIVRSGSIFYVLKRRVASLPSRSCQTELLKYLVQSGLPVSAPIPSGSGEFEVKIGKYVYSLFPYIEGEKADSNISNATPEMAEELGIFTGRLHRVLKEAEGSFFERTNLLKSLTSAIRYFNSTGSFFSRSDMEMIEEFFTDFYKLYYKLPVQIIHGDYHPGNIIVHEGKVSGIIDFDCATREVKALDLAYLIHSVFAEFSRMGSPSLFLYLLPHLLEGYCLENTLSFDERESLGYLLAAISIIQIHYFSANGLSDEANFASTVFRWIYLNNHRIKEKSGLVLTRSKKAV from the coding sequence ATGTCGAGTATTCCCTTCTCCCGGATTTCCAGGTTCTGGGGGCTAAAGAGGAAAATCGTACTTGAAAAAAAGACTAACGCTAGAGCTTTCATTGTGAGGTCTGGCAGTATTTTTTACGTATTGAAGAGGAGGGTCGCATCTCTTCCTTCTAGATCTTGCCAGACTGAGCTTCTTAAATACCTTGTCCAGAGTGGGCTTCCCGTATCTGCGCCTATTCCCTCGGGAAGTGGTGAGTTCGAGGTGAAGATAGGGAAATATGTATATTCGCTGTTTCCATACATAGAAGGCGAAAAGGCCGATTCCAACATTTCCAATGCCACGCCCGAAATGGCGGAGGAGCTAGGAATCTTCACCGGGAGGCTTCACAGAGTTCTTAAAGAAGCAGAAGGGAGTTTCTTCGAAAGAACTAATCTGCTGAAATCCCTCACCTCTGCAATTAGGTATTTCAACTCGACCGGATCTTTCTTTTCAAGATCAGATATGGAAATGATAGAAGAGTTTTTCACAGATTTCTACAAGCTCTATTACAAGCTTCCGGTCCAGATAATCCATGGCGACTATCATCCAGGCAACATAATAGTGCACGAAGGAAAGGTTTCTGGGATAATAGACTTTGATTGCGCGACCAGAGAAGTGAAAGCGCTGGATCTCGCTTATCTTATTCACAGTGTCTTTGCAGAGTTTTCAAGAATGGGTTCACCTTCACTCTTCCTCTACCTGCTTCCTCACTTGCTTGAAGGCTATTGCCTTGAGAACACTCTTTCTTTTGACGAACGGGAGAGCTTGGGTTATCTTCTTGCTGCTATCTCAATAATTCAGATACACTATTTTTCGGCAAACGGACTTTCTGACGAAGCGAATTTTGCATCGACGGTTTTCAGATGGATTTACCTGAACAACCATCGAATAAAGGAAAAGTCCGGACTGGTTCTAACGCGTTCCAAAAAGGCAGTCTGA
- a CDS encoding DUF4382 domain-containing protein: MKKLSLSIILLITLFFAGCMEFPSQEPDIGTVRVFLTDAVIPVEDIDSLMVRIESISLYGDEDQPVVISDTPFEVDIVTLVGATYELPNTSSVSGIYNQLRMEVGAATLTANGEIFPVTVNSGSLKINDLDLTIDENATTTVVLDFDLSKSLIINGRWEDLKIEEDNGGINSRKDKVHMTPVLHVRHGSLFDVTGVASSSIYPLLVALFPENGGEALTTFTHEDNSIWDQGEFRFCKVVSGDYRIEFFDNYTDEGFSIDESESRYQPLFVTVVDRDVDLGTIVLVEK; this comes from the coding sequence ATGAAAAAGCTTTCATTGTCCATCATACTATTGATTACACTTTTCTTTGCCGGGTGCATGGAGTTCCCCTCACAGGAACCTGACATAGGTACTGTAAGAGTCTTTCTTACCGATGCAGTAATTCCCGTAGAGGACATCGATTCCTTGATGGTAAGGATTGAGAGTATTTCACTTTACGGAGATGAAGATCAGCCGGTTGTTATTTCAGATACGCCTTTCGAAGTGGATATCGTCACTCTGGTCGGAGCAACGTACGAATTGCCCAATACAAGCAGCGTCTCAGGCATCTACAACCAGTTGAGAATGGAGGTCGGAGCCGCGACTTTGACTGCCAATGGTGAGATCTTCCCTGTTACTGTCAACTCAGGGTCGCTAAAGATAAACGATCTCGATTTGACGATTGATGAGAACGCAACTACAACAGTTGTGCTTGATTTCGACTTATCTAAGTCCCTGATCATAAATGGACGTTGGGAAGATCTCAAGATTGAAGAGGACAATGGAGGTATCAATTCTCGCAAAGACAAGGTCCATATGACTCCTGTCCTTCATGTGCGCCACGGCAGCCTTTTTGACGTAACCGGAGTTGCCTCTTCAAGCATTTACCCTCTTCTAGTAGCGCTCTTTCCTGAGAATGGAGGCGAGGCACTTACAACGTTTACCCATGAGGACAATTCAATTTGGGATCAGGGAGAATTCAGGTTCTGCAAAGTCGTTTCGGGAGATTACAGGATAGAGTTCTTCGACAATTACACAGATGAAGGTTTTTCGATTGACGAGAGCGAGTCCAGATATCAGCCTTTGTTTGTGACAGTGGTGGATAGAGACGTAGATCTTGGTACAATTGTTCTTGTGGAGAAATAG
- a CDS encoding aminotransferase class I/II-fold pyridoxal phosphate-dependent enzyme has translation MKLNDFKLEVYFGKHEFSAPYLLAQSDCEAMTIKELLQMAGDSSSEFLDTWLGYTEVSGNPILRKEISRLYSTVGEEDVLVHSGAEEAIFNFMNVFLQKGDHVICQFPVYQSLYEVANAIGCEITRWELRRSGEEWSFNVDELKDLVRPETKLVVINNPNNPTGYLVPNRDLMKIASFTEERGIFVFSDEVYRGLELDQSVEKQKSFADISDNSLALGVMSKSYGLAGLRIGWVVSHNKSVLESMTRFKHYTTICNSAPSEYLAWKALCVGDKILKRNRAIVVQNWDRAAPFFEKHSSVFRVSRPKAGPIAFVQFVGGDVEDFCSVVLESAGILLLPGSMYDYEGGFFRMGLGRKSFAEGLDRLDEFLDSSNTMITLCDDSL, from the coding sequence ATGAAGCTTAACGATTTCAAACTGGAAGTCTACTTTGGAAAGCATGAGTTTAGTGCGCCTTATCTTCTTGCACAGTCGGACTGCGAAGCCATGACAATTAAAGAATTGCTGCAAATGGCGGGGGACAGCTCGTCCGAGTTTCTCGATACATGGCTTGGATACACTGAAGTTTCGGGCAATCCGATATTGAGAAAGGAGATCTCCCGCCTGTACTCGACTGTTGGAGAAGAGGATGTTCTTGTTCATTCCGGGGCGGAAGAGGCTATCTTCAACTTCATGAATGTTTTTCTTCAGAAAGGCGACCATGTGATCTGCCAGTTTCCGGTTTATCAGTCACTGTACGAAGTTGCCAACGCAATAGGATGTGAAATAACCCGCTGGGAACTGAGAAGAAGTGGGGAAGAATGGAGCTTTAATGTAGATGAACTGAAGGATCTTGTTCGTCCAGAAACTAAACTGGTTGTGATAAACAATCCTAATAACCCGACCGGATACCTTGTGCCTAACAGAGACCTGATGAAGATCGCTTCCTTTACCGAAGAAAGGGGGATTTTCGTTTTTTCCGACGAGGTCTACAGAGGGCTTGAGCTTGATCAATCTGTAGAAAAGCAGAAGTCCTTTGCAGACATTTCCGACAACTCTCTTGCACTGGGTGTGATGTCAAAATCTTACGGATTGGCCGGCTTGAGAATCGGCTGGGTTGTATCTCACAACAAAAGCGTCCTGGAATCAATGACAAGATTCAAACACTACACTACGATCTGCAACAGCGCGCCCTCGGAGTATCTTGCCTGGAAGGCGCTGTGTGTAGGAGACAAGATCCTGAAAAGGAACAGAGCGATAGTCGTCCAGAACTGGGATCGGGCTGCGCCCTTCTTTGAGAAGCACTCGTCGGTATTCAGAGTTTCGAGGCCAAAGGCAGGGCCCATAGCTTTTGTACAGTTCGTTGGAGGGGACGTCGAAGACTTCTGCTCGGTGGTCCTGGAAAGCGCGGGAATTCTACTTCTTCCCGGATCGATGTACGATTACGAAGGTGGCTTCTTCAGAATGGGATTGGGCCGAAAGAGCTTCGCTGAAGGTTTGGACCGGCTGGATGAGTTTCTGGATTCATCCAATACTATGATTACTCTTTGCGACGACTCACTGTAG